A single window of Pieris napi chromosome 8, ilPieNapi1.2, whole genome shotgun sequence DNA harbors:
- the LOC125051490 gene encoding stress response protein NST1 isoform X6: MVDDVKDITEKAESKEALDRARLARERREAEQRKRLDELRAHAAAAQAQREKRDEDRRKRQADQRARDDDRRQQEVVSEKSGRFNEKVEERKRAIWEASISRREALLQRERDRTERLERARAARSAPRPAFAFGSSTPRLLEPVDSAGFFWAARSTNPLDQMNFFESLAASTTNVMYASAPLTRRASALQLDSSDTDNKGLMFSSFHEADRSPQAVMWSSVARRRTDLVPTVPAPRAPETRSGETTPGSRPGSAMSNATGVVRRANSAPRKPRPASIAGTGCNTPRGETGGISATSTPAVSRDGSTVARPATTPRRPRPLSLHVSSKPVTPLGPGEGKPPMHRKPKPAKDQDKSRGKSQSASPGRPLSPSPAHTKETSVDKEMSKSMTSERPVDPQQVTQKLEALQVYDEPKHIIDNKENIETNIETNVRNVEQTTEVKIEVQKPVEKEEAQKIVQKESQKIEPKKESSVEKNDENEMTASMISRRITTEGEAKAALAERRRRAREELERQAELERVRLQREAEEEEERQRQEEERQRREEEEARELAALQRRMEEEKLKKAIEAQQQLERDEAERKVREEVEKQARLREEEEKKRAAEEAEKSRKEELEREEKERLARKQRVEAIMARTRLKKQAEEDKKKHEQDKAPVNQSAETQNQISAQPPVPKIEQVAQDTTHSKSVQDKPLDSANVTTVTESVNVTTNATESVNVTTNATESVNVTTNATESVNVTTVTESVNVSEPDTIKVGVPIVSELINVAEPILDLNVSDSKVSEIVNLPNVVDSLNELAKDSAKEVTDNGNVQTEDLLSLATSQPEGKSESWQPHNGNIAPLAPLARTDNKLSQDSGEHSSKMDNANVETNNGNVSNVGHISANFLHSERMSEHNQKEEFTTHNGHGISHPLTLQNAI; encoded by the exons AGGCCCTTGACCGAGCAAGATTAGCGCGCGAGCGACGCGAGGCGGAACAAAGAAAGCGCCTGGACGAGTTGAGAGCGCACGCGGCCGCGGCGCAGGCGCAACGCGAGAAGAGAGATGAAGACAGGCGGAAGAGGCAGGCGGATCAGCGCGCAAGAGATGATGACAGACGGCAACAG GAGGTGGTCTCTGAAAAATCTGGGCGGTTCAATGAAAAg gTAGAAGAACGTAAACGCGCGATATGGGAAGCGTCCATATCGCGGCGGGAGGCGTTACTTCAACGGGAGCGCGACCGCACCGAAAGGCTCGAACGGGCCCGCGCGGCTCGATCTGCGCCGCGGCCGGCGTTCGCCTTCGGATCCTCTACTCCAAGACTGCTGGAACCGGTCGACTCAGCTGGCTTCTTCTGGGCCGCGCGCAG TACCAACCCACTAGATCAGATGAACTTTTTTGAGTCACT GGCGGCATCAACGACAAATGTGATGTATGCGTCTGCGCCGCTCACCCGACGAGCCTCCGCTCTTCAGCTGGACTCATCCGACACTGACAATAAAG GATTGATGTTTTCGAGTTTTc ACGAAGCGGACCGTTCACCACAAGCTGTGATGTGGTCATCCGTTGCCCGGAGACGGACCGACCTGGTCCCAACGGTGCCAGCGCCACGTGCCCCAG AGACGCGCTCAGGCGAAACGACCCCGGGTTCTCGTCCCGGAAGTGCAATGTCGAACGCGACGGGCGTGGTACGGAGGGCGAACTCCGCTCCGCGGAAGCCACGCCCTGCCTCTATCGCCGGCACCGGGTGTAATACACCCAGag GTGAAACAGGTGGTATCAGCGCTACTTCTACTCCGGCAGTATCCCGCGATGGATCAACAGTAGCGCGGCCAGCCACTACTCCGCGACGGCCCAGACCTTTATCATTACACGTCTCATCTAAACCTG TGACCCCGCTAGGACCTGGCGAGGGTAAACCGCCAATGCATAGGAAGCCAAAGCCAGCCAAAGATCAAGATAAG AGTCGCGGTAAATCCCAGTCGGCGTCTCCGGGTCGTCCCTTGTCTCCGTCGCCCGCACACACCAAAGAGACCAGTGTCGACAAGGAAATGTCTAAG TCGATGACGTCAGAGCGACCAGTGGACCCCCAACAGGTGACGCAGAAACTAGAGGCATTGCAGGTGTACGACGAGCCGAAACAC ATAATcgataataaagaaaatatagaaACAAATATAGAAACGAATGTAAGGAATGTAGAACAGACAACAGAAGTCAAAATCGAAGTTCAAAAACCAGTGGAAAAAGAAGAAGCGCAGAAGATTGTACAGAAAGAATCACAGAAAATTGAGCCGAAGAAGGAATCTTCTGTTGAAAAGAATGACGAGAACGAAATGACAG CGTCAATGATATCTCGTCGTATAACGACTGAAGGAGAGGCCAAAGCCGCTCTCGCAGAGAGACGAAGGCGGGCTAGGGAGGAGCTTGAACGGCAAGCGGAGTTGGAGAGGGTCAG ACTGCAACGTGAAGccgaagaagaagaagagcGACAACGTCAAGAGGAAGAAAGACAACGTCGCGAAGAAGAGGAAGCTAGGGAACTGGCTGCGCTGCAGAGAAGAATGGAAGAAGAGAAACTTAAGAAGGCTATTGAG GCACAACAACAACTAGAACGTGATGAAGCCGAACGAAAGGTTCGCGAGGAGGTAGAGAAACAGGCGAGACTTcgcgaagaagaagaaaagaaACGAGCAGCAGAAGAGGCGGAAAAAAGCCGTAAAGAAGAACTTGAAAGAGAGGAGAAAGAAAGGCTCGCACGGAAACAGAGAGTTGAAGCTATTATGGCGAGAACTAGGCTTAAGAAG CAAGCGGAAGAagataaaaagaaacatgaacAAGATAAAGCGCCAGTTAACCAAAGCGCTGAAACACAAAATCAGATTTCTGCACAACCGCCAGTCCCAAAGATAGAACAAGTGGCTCAAGACACGACACATTCTAAATCCGTACAAGACAAACCATTGGATAGTGCTAATGTAACGACAGTTACGGAAAGTGTAAATGTAACAACTAATGCTACAGAAAGTGTAAATGTAACAACTAATGCTACAGAAAGTGTAAATGTAACAACGAATGCTACAGAAAGTGTAAATGTAACAACAGTTACAGAAAGTGTTAACGTGTCAGAACCTGATACAATAAAAGTGGGAGTTCCCATAGTTTCTGAATTAATCAATGTAGCAGAACCGATTTTGGACCTAAATGTATCGGATTCAAAAGTTTCcgaaattgtaaatttaccaAATGTGGTAGACAGTTTAAATGAATTAGCTAAGGATAGCGCAAAGGAAGTCACGGATAACGGAAATGTACAAACTGAAGATTTATTGTCGCTCGCTACTAGTCag ccGGAAGGTAAGTCGGAGAGCTGGCAGCCTCACAACGGGAATATCGCACCCCTCGCCCCTCTCGCTCGCACCGATAACAAACTT agTCAGGATTCTGGCGAGCATTCCAGCAAAATGGACAACGCCAACGTCGAGACCAACAATGGCAACGTGTCAAACGTGGGCCACATATCCGCTAACTTCCTCCACTCGGAGAGAATGTCCGAACACAACCAGAAGGAGGAGTTTACGACGCACAACGGGCACGGAATAAGCCACCCGTTGACCTTGCAAAACGCGATCTAA
- the LOC125051490 gene encoding stress response protein NST1 isoform X7, which translates to MVDDVKDITEKAESKEALDRARLARERREAEQRKRLDELRAHAAAAQAQREKRDEDRRKRQADQRARDDDRRQQEVVSEKSGRFNEKVEERKRAIWEASISRREALLQRERDRTERLERARAARSAPRPAFAFGSSTPRLLEPVDSAGFFWAARSTNPLDQMNFFESLAASTTNVMYASAPLTRRASALQLDSSDTDNKDEADRSPQAVMWSSVARRRTDLVPTVPAPRAPETRSGETTPGSRPGSAMSNATGVVRRANSAPRKPRPASIAGTGCNTPRGETGGISATSTPAVSRDGSTVARPATTPRRPRPLSLHVSSKPVTPLGPGEGKPPMHRKPKPAKDQDKSRGKSQSASPGRPLSPSPAHTKETSVDKEMSKSMTSERPVDPQQVTQKLEALQVYDEPKHIIDNKENIETNIETNVRNVEQTTEVKIEVQKPVEKEEAQKIVQKESQKIEPKKESSVEKNDENEMTASMISRRITTEGEAKAALAERRRRAREELERQAELERVRLQREAEEEEERQRQEEERQRREEEEARELAALQRRMEEEKLKKAIEAQQQLERDEAERKVREEVEKQARLREEEEKKRAAEEAEKSRKEELEREEKERLARKQRVEAIMARTRLKKQAEEDKKKHEQDKAPVNQSAETQNQISAQPPVPKIEQVAQDTTHSKSVQDKPLDSANVTTVTESVNVTTNATESVNVTTNATESVNVTTNATESVNVTTVTESVNVSEPDTIKVGVPIVSELINVAEPILDLNVSDSKVSEIVNLPNVVDSLNELAKDSAKEVTDNGNVQTEDLLSLATSQPEGKSESWQPHNGNIAPLAPLARTDNKLSQDSGEHSSKMDNANVETNNGNVSNVGHISANFLHSERMSEHNQKEEFTTHNGHGISHPLTLQNAI; encoded by the exons AGGCCCTTGACCGAGCAAGATTAGCGCGCGAGCGACGCGAGGCGGAACAAAGAAAGCGCCTGGACGAGTTGAGAGCGCACGCGGCCGCGGCGCAGGCGCAACGCGAGAAGAGAGATGAAGACAGGCGGAAGAGGCAGGCGGATCAGCGCGCAAGAGATGATGACAGACGGCAACAG GAGGTGGTCTCTGAAAAATCTGGGCGGTTCAATGAAAAg gTAGAAGAACGTAAACGCGCGATATGGGAAGCGTCCATATCGCGGCGGGAGGCGTTACTTCAACGGGAGCGCGACCGCACCGAAAGGCTCGAACGGGCCCGCGCGGCTCGATCTGCGCCGCGGCCGGCGTTCGCCTTCGGATCCTCTACTCCAAGACTGCTGGAACCGGTCGACTCAGCTGGCTTCTTCTGGGCCGCGCGCAG TACCAACCCACTAGATCAGATGAACTTTTTTGAGTCACT GGCGGCATCAACGACAAATGTGATGTATGCGTCTGCGCCGCTCACCCGACGAGCCTCCGCTCTTCAGCTGGACTCATCCGACACTGACAATAAAG ACGAAGCGGACCGTTCACCACAAGCTGTGATGTGGTCATCCGTTGCCCGGAGACGGACCGACCTGGTCCCAACGGTGCCAGCGCCACGTGCCCCAG AGACGCGCTCAGGCGAAACGACCCCGGGTTCTCGTCCCGGAAGTGCAATGTCGAACGCGACGGGCGTGGTACGGAGGGCGAACTCCGCTCCGCGGAAGCCACGCCCTGCCTCTATCGCCGGCACCGGGTGTAATACACCCAGag GTGAAACAGGTGGTATCAGCGCTACTTCTACTCCGGCAGTATCCCGCGATGGATCAACAGTAGCGCGGCCAGCCACTACTCCGCGACGGCCCAGACCTTTATCATTACACGTCTCATCTAAACCTG TGACCCCGCTAGGACCTGGCGAGGGTAAACCGCCAATGCATAGGAAGCCAAAGCCAGCCAAAGATCAAGATAAG AGTCGCGGTAAATCCCAGTCGGCGTCTCCGGGTCGTCCCTTGTCTCCGTCGCCCGCACACACCAAAGAGACCAGTGTCGACAAGGAAATGTCTAAG TCGATGACGTCAGAGCGACCAGTGGACCCCCAACAGGTGACGCAGAAACTAGAGGCATTGCAGGTGTACGACGAGCCGAAACAC ATAATcgataataaagaaaatatagaaACAAATATAGAAACGAATGTAAGGAATGTAGAACAGACAACAGAAGTCAAAATCGAAGTTCAAAAACCAGTGGAAAAAGAAGAAGCGCAGAAGATTGTACAGAAAGAATCACAGAAAATTGAGCCGAAGAAGGAATCTTCTGTTGAAAAGAATGACGAGAACGAAATGACAG CGTCAATGATATCTCGTCGTATAACGACTGAAGGAGAGGCCAAAGCCGCTCTCGCAGAGAGACGAAGGCGGGCTAGGGAGGAGCTTGAACGGCAAGCGGAGTTGGAGAGGGTCAG ACTGCAACGTGAAGccgaagaagaagaagagcGACAACGTCAAGAGGAAGAAAGACAACGTCGCGAAGAAGAGGAAGCTAGGGAACTGGCTGCGCTGCAGAGAAGAATGGAAGAAGAGAAACTTAAGAAGGCTATTGAG GCACAACAACAACTAGAACGTGATGAAGCCGAACGAAAGGTTCGCGAGGAGGTAGAGAAACAGGCGAGACTTcgcgaagaagaagaaaagaaACGAGCAGCAGAAGAGGCGGAAAAAAGCCGTAAAGAAGAACTTGAAAGAGAGGAGAAAGAAAGGCTCGCACGGAAACAGAGAGTTGAAGCTATTATGGCGAGAACTAGGCTTAAGAAG CAAGCGGAAGAagataaaaagaaacatgaacAAGATAAAGCGCCAGTTAACCAAAGCGCTGAAACACAAAATCAGATTTCTGCACAACCGCCAGTCCCAAAGATAGAACAAGTGGCTCAAGACACGACACATTCTAAATCCGTACAAGACAAACCATTGGATAGTGCTAATGTAACGACAGTTACGGAAAGTGTAAATGTAACAACTAATGCTACAGAAAGTGTAAATGTAACAACTAATGCTACAGAAAGTGTAAATGTAACAACGAATGCTACAGAAAGTGTAAATGTAACAACAGTTACAGAAAGTGTTAACGTGTCAGAACCTGATACAATAAAAGTGGGAGTTCCCATAGTTTCTGAATTAATCAATGTAGCAGAACCGATTTTGGACCTAAATGTATCGGATTCAAAAGTTTCcgaaattgtaaatttaccaAATGTGGTAGACAGTTTAAATGAATTAGCTAAGGATAGCGCAAAGGAAGTCACGGATAACGGAAATGTACAAACTGAAGATTTATTGTCGCTCGCTACTAGTCag ccGGAAGGTAAGTCGGAGAGCTGGCAGCCTCACAACGGGAATATCGCACCCCTCGCCCCTCTCGCTCGCACCGATAACAAACTT agTCAGGATTCTGGCGAGCATTCCAGCAAAATGGACAACGCCAACGTCGAGACCAACAATGGCAACGTGTCAAACGTGGGCCACATATCCGCTAACTTCCTCCACTCGGAGAGAATGTCCGAACACAACCAGAAGGAGGAGTTTACGACGCACAACGGGCACGGAATAAGCCACCCGTTGACCTTGCAAAACGCGATCTAA
- the LOC125051490 gene encoding stress response protein NST1 isoform X2 translates to MVDDVKDITEKAESKEALDRARLARERREAEQRKRLDELRAHAAAAQAQREKRDEDRRKRQADQRARDDDRRQQEVVSEKSGRFNEKVEERKRAIWEASISRREALLQRERDRTERLERARAARSAPRPAFAFGSSTPRLLEPVDSAGFFWAARSTNPLDQMNFFESLAASTTNVMYASAPLTRRASALQLDSSDTDNKDEADRSPQAVMWSSVARRRTDLVPTVPAPRAPGRAYSMTRLDKLATRPLHSASPSMHHLNRSQTRSGETTPGSRPGSAMSNATGVVRRANSAPRKPRPASIAGTGCNTPRGETGGISATSTPAVSRDGSTVARPATTPRRPRPLSLHVSSKPVTPLGPGEGKPPMHRKPKPAKDQDKSRGKSQSASPGRPLSPSPAHTKETSVDKEMSKSMTSERPVDPQQVTQKLEALQVYDEPKHIIDNKENIETNIETNVRNVEQTTEVKIEVQKPVEKEEAQKIVQKESQKIEPKKESSVEKNDENEMTASMISRRITTEGEAKAALAERRRRAREELERQAELERVRLQREAEEEEERQRQEEERQRREEEEARELAALQRRMEEEKLKKAIEAQQQLERDEAERKVREEVEKQARLREEEEKKRAAEEAEKSRKEELEREEKERLARKQRVEAIMARTRLKKQAEEDKKKHEQDKAPVNQSAETQNQISAQPPVPKIEQVAQDTTHSKSVQDKPLDSANVTTVTESVNVTTNATESVNVTTNATESVNVTTNATESVNVTTVTESVNVSEPDTIKVGVPIVSELINVAEPILDLNVSDSKVSEIVNLPNVVDSLNELAKDSAKEVTDNGNVQTEDLLSLATSQPEGKSESWQPHNGNIAPLAPLARTDNKLSQDSGEHSSKMDNANVETNNGNVSNVGHISANFLHSERMSEHNQKEEFTTHNGHGISHPLTLQNAI, encoded by the exons AGGCCCTTGACCGAGCAAGATTAGCGCGCGAGCGACGCGAGGCGGAACAAAGAAAGCGCCTGGACGAGTTGAGAGCGCACGCGGCCGCGGCGCAGGCGCAACGCGAGAAGAGAGATGAAGACAGGCGGAAGAGGCAGGCGGATCAGCGCGCAAGAGATGATGACAGACGGCAACAG GAGGTGGTCTCTGAAAAATCTGGGCGGTTCAATGAAAAg gTAGAAGAACGTAAACGCGCGATATGGGAAGCGTCCATATCGCGGCGGGAGGCGTTACTTCAACGGGAGCGCGACCGCACCGAAAGGCTCGAACGGGCCCGCGCGGCTCGATCTGCGCCGCGGCCGGCGTTCGCCTTCGGATCCTCTACTCCAAGACTGCTGGAACCGGTCGACTCAGCTGGCTTCTTCTGGGCCGCGCGCAG TACCAACCCACTAGATCAGATGAACTTTTTTGAGTCACT GGCGGCATCAACGACAAATGTGATGTATGCGTCTGCGCCGCTCACCCGACGAGCCTCCGCTCTTCAGCTGGACTCATCCGACACTGACAATAAAG ACGAAGCGGACCGTTCACCACAAGCTGTGATGTGGTCATCCGTTGCCCGGAGACGGACCGACCTGGTCCCAACGGTGCCAGCGCCACGTGCCCCAGGTAGAGCCTACTCCATGACGCGGCTGGACAAATTGGCCACCCGGCCATTACACTCCGCGTCGCCATCCATGCACCATCTCAACAGGAGCC AGACGCGCTCAGGCGAAACGACCCCGGGTTCTCGTCCCGGAAGTGCAATGTCGAACGCGACGGGCGTGGTACGGAGGGCGAACTCCGCTCCGCGGAAGCCACGCCCTGCCTCTATCGCCGGCACCGGGTGTAATACACCCAGag GTGAAACAGGTGGTATCAGCGCTACTTCTACTCCGGCAGTATCCCGCGATGGATCAACAGTAGCGCGGCCAGCCACTACTCCGCGACGGCCCAGACCTTTATCATTACACGTCTCATCTAAACCTG TGACCCCGCTAGGACCTGGCGAGGGTAAACCGCCAATGCATAGGAAGCCAAAGCCAGCCAAAGATCAAGATAAG AGTCGCGGTAAATCCCAGTCGGCGTCTCCGGGTCGTCCCTTGTCTCCGTCGCCCGCACACACCAAAGAGACCAGTGTCGACAAGGAAATGTCTAAG TCGATGACGTCAGAGCGACCAGTGGACCCCCAACAGGTGACGCAGAAACTAGAGGCATTGCAGGTGTACGACGAGCCGAAACAC ATAATcgataataaagaaaatatagaaACAAATATAGAAACGAATGTAAGGAATGTAGAACAGACAACAGAAGTCAAAATCGAAGTTCAAAAACCAGTGGAAAAAGAAGAAGCGCAGAAGATTGTACAGAAAGAATCACAGAAAATTGAGCCGAAGAAGGAATCTTCTGTTGAAAAGAATGACGAGAACGAAATGACAG CGTCAATGATATCTCGTCGTATAACGACTGAAGGAGAGGCCAAAGCCGCTCTCGCAGAGAGACGAAGGCGGGCTAGGGAGGAGCTTGAACGGCAAGCGGAGTTGGAGAGGGTCAG ACTGCAACGTGAAGccgaagaagaagaagagcGACAACGTCAAGAGGAAGAAAGACAACGTCGCGAAGAAGAGGAAGCTAGGGAACTGGCTGCGCTGCAGAGAAGAATGGAAGAAGAGAAACTTAAGAAGGCTATTGAG GCACAACAACAACTAGAACGTGATGAAGCCGAACGAAAGGTTCGCGAGGAGGTAGAGAAACAGGCGAGACTTcgcgaagaagaagaaaagaaACGAGCAGCAGAAGAGGCGGAAAAAAGCCGTAAAGAAGAACTTGAAAGAGAGGAGAAAGAAAGGCTCGCACGGAAACAGAGAGTTGAAGCTATTATGGCGAGAACTAGGCTTAAGAAG CAAGCGGAAGAagataaaaagaaacatgaacAAGATAAAGCGCCAGTTAACCAAAGCGCTGAAACACAAAATCAGATTTCTGCACAACCGCCAGTCCCAAAGATAGAACAAGTGGCTCAAGACACGACACATTCTAAATCCGTACAAGACAAACCATTGGATAGTGCTAATGTAACGACAGTTACGGAAAGTGTAAATGTAACAACTAATGCTACAGAAAGTGTAAATGTAACAACTAATGCTACAGAAAGTGTAAATGTAACAACGAATGCTACAGAAAGTGTAAATGTAACAACAGTTACAGAAAGTGTTAACGTGTCAGAACCTGATACAATAAAAGTGGGAGTTCCCATAGTTTCTGAATTAATCAATGTAGCAGAACCGATTTTGGACCTAAATGTATCGGATTCAAAAGTTTCcgaaattgtaaatttaccaAATGTGGTAGACAGTTTAAATGAATTAGCTAAGGATAGCGCAAAGGAAGTCACGGATAACGGAAATGTACAAACTGAAGATTTATTGTCGCTCGCTACTAGTCag ccGGAAGGTAAGTCGGAGAGCTGGCAGCCTCACAACGGGAATATCGCACCCCTCGCCCCTCTCGCTCGCACCGATAACAAACTT agTCAGGATTCTGGCGAGCATTCCAGCAAAATGGACAACGCCAACGTCGAGACCAACAATGGCAACGTGTCAAACGTGGGCCACATATCCGCTAACTTCCTCCACTCGGAGAGAATGTCCGAACACAACCAGAAGGAGGAGTTTACGACGCACAACGGGCACGGAATAAGCCACCCGTTGACCTTGCAAAACGCGATCTAA
- the LOC125051490 gene encoding MAP7 domain-containing protein 2 isoform X3, with product MVDDVKDITEKAESKEALDRARLARERREAEQRKRLDELRAHAAAAQAQREKRDEDRRKRQADQRARDDDRRQQVEERKRAIWEASISRREALLQRERDRTERLERARAARSAPRPAFAFGSSTPRLLEPVDSAGFFWAARSTNPLDQMNFFESLAASTTNVMYASAPLTRRASALQLDSSDTDNKGLMFSSFHEADRSPQAVMWSSVARRRTDLVPTVPAPRAPGRAYSMTRLDKLATRPLHSASPSMHHLNRSQTRSGETTPGSRPGSAMSNATGVVRRANSAPRKPRPASIAGTGCNTPRGETGGISATSTPAVSRDGSTVARPATTPRRPRPLSLHVSSKPVTPLGPGEGKPPMHRKPKPAKDQDKSRGKSQSASPGRPLSPSPAHTKETSVDKEMSKSMTSERPVDPQQVTQKLEALQVYDEPKHIIDNKENIETNIETNVRNVEQTTEVKIEVQKPVEKEEAQKIVQKESQKIEPKKESSVEKNDENEMTASMISRRITTEGEAKAALAERRRRAREELERQAELERVRLQREAEEEEERQRQEEERQRREEEEARELAALQRRMEEEKLKKAIEAQQQLERDEAERKVREEVEKQARLREEEEKKRAAEEAEKSRKEELEREEKERLARKQRVEAIMARTRLKKQAEEDKKKHEQDKAPVNQSAETQNQISAQPPVPKIEQVAQDTTHSKSVQDKPLDSANVTTVTESVNVTTNATESVNVTTNATESVNVTTNATESVNVTTVTESVNVSEPDTIKVGVPIVSELINVAEPILDLNVSDSKVSEIVNLPNVVDSLNELAKDSAKEVTDNGNVQTEDLLSLATSQPEGKSESWQPHNGNIAPLAPLARTDNKLSQDSGEHSSKMDNANVETNNGNVSNVGHISANFLHSERMSEHNQKEEFTTHNGHGISHPLTLQNAI from the exons AGGCCCTTGACCGAGCAAGATTAGCGCGCGAGCGACGCGAGGCGGAACAAAGAAAGCGCCTGGACGAGTTGAGAGCGCACGCGGCCGCGGCGCAGGCGCAACGCGAGAAGAGAGATGAAGACAGGCGGAAGAGGCAGGCGGATCAGCGCGCAAGAGATGATGACAGACGGCAACAG gTAGAAGAACGTAAACGCGCGATATGGGAAGCGTCCATATCGCGGCGGGAGGCGTTACTTCAACGGGAGCGCGACCGCACCGAAAGGCTCGAACGGGCCCGCGCGGCTCGATCTGCGCCGCGGCCGGCGTTCGCCTTCGGATCCTCTACTCCAAGACTGCTGGAACCGGTCGACTCAGCTGGCTTCTTCTGGGCCGCGCGCAG TACCAACCCACTAGATCAGATGAACTTTTTTGAGTCACT GGCGGCATCAACGACAAATGTGATGTATGCGTCTGCGCCGCTCACCCGACGAGCCTCCGCTCTTCAGCTGGACTCATCCGACACTGACAATAAAG GATTGATGTTTTCGAGTTTTc ACGAAGCGGACCGTTCACCACAAGCTGTGATGTGGTCATCCGTTGCCCGGAGACGGACCGACCTGGTCCCAACGGTGCCAGCGCCACGTGCCCCAGGTAGAGCCTACTCCATGACGCGGCTGGACAAATTGGCCACCCGGCCATTACACTCCGCGTCGCCATCCATGCACCATCTCAACAGGAGCC AGACGCGCTCAGGCGAAACGACCCCGGGTTCTCGTCCCGGAAGTGCAATGTCGAACGCGACGGGCGTGGTACGGAGGGCGAACTCCGCTCCGCGGAAGCCACGCCCTGCCTCTATCGCCGGCACCGGGTGTAATACACCCAGag GTGAAACAGGTGGTATCAGCGCTACTTCTACTCCGGCAGTATCCCGCGATGGATCAACAGTAGCGCGGCCAGCCACTACTCCGCGACGGCCCAGACCTTTATCATTACACGTCTCATCTAAACCTG TGACCCCGCTAGGACCTGGCGAGGGTAAACCGCCAATGCATAGGAAGCCAAAGCCAGCCAAAGATCAAGATAAG AGTCGCGGTAAATCCCAGTCGGCGTCTCCGGGTCGTCCCTTGTCTCCGTCGCCCGCACACACCAAAGAGACCAGTGTCGACAAGGAAATGTCTAAG TCGATGACGTCAGAGCGACCAGTGGACCCCCAACAGGTGACGCAGAAACTAGAGGCATTGCAGGTGTACGACGAGCCGAAACAC ATAATcgataataaagaaaatatagaaACAAATATAGAAACGAATGTAAGGAATGTAGAACAGACAACAGAAGTCAAAATCGAAGTTCAAAAACCAGTGGAAAAAGAAGAAGCGCAGAAGATTGTACAGAAAGAATCACAGAAAATTGAGCCGAAGAAGGAATCTTCTGTTGAAAAGAATGACGAGAACGAAATGACAG CGTCAATGATATCTCGTCGTATAACGACTGAAGGAGAGGCCAAAGCCGCTCTCGCAGAGAGACGAAGGCGGGCTAGGGAGGAGCTTGAACGGCAAGCGGAGTTGGAGAGGGTCAG ACTGCAACGTGAAGccgaagaagaagaagagcGACAACGTCAAGAGGAAGAAAGACAACGTCGCGAAGAAGAGGAAGCTAGGGAACTGGCTGCGCTGCAGAGAAGAATGGAAGAAGAGAAACTTAAGAAGGCTATTGAG GCACAACAACAACTAGAACGTGATGAAGCCGAACGAAAGGTTCGCGAGGAGGTAGAGAAACAGGCGAGACTTcgcgaagaagaagaaaagaaACGAGCAGCAGAAGAGGCGGAAAAAAGCCGTAAAGAAGAACTTGAAAGAGAGGAGAAAGAAAGGCTCGCACGGAAACAGAGAGTTGAAGCTATTATGGCGAGAACTAGGCTTAAGAAG CAAGCGGAAGAagataaaaagaaacatgaacAAGATAAAGCGCCAGTTAACCAAAGCGCTGAAACACAAAATCAGATTTCTGCACAACCGCCAGTCCCAAAGATAGAACAAGTGGCTCAAGACACGACACATTCTAAATCCGTACAAGACAAACCATTGGATAGTGCTAATGTAACGACAGTTACGGAAAGTGTAAATGTAACAACTAATGCTACAGAAAGTGTAAATGTAACAACTAATGCTACAGAAAGTGTAAATGTAACAACGAATGCTACAGAAAGTGTAAATGTAACAACAGTTACAGAAAGTGTTAACGTGTCAGAACCTGATACAATAAAAGTGGGAGTTCCCATAGTTTCTGAATTAATCAATGTAGCAGAACCGATTTTGGACCTAAATGTATCGGATTCAAAAGTTTCcgaaattgtaaatttaccaAATGTGGTAGACAGTTTAAATGAATTAGCTAAGGATAGCGCAAAGGAAGTCACGGATAACGGAAATGTACAAACTGAAGATTTATTGTCGCTCGCTACTAGTCag ccGGAAGGTAAGTCGGAGAGCTGGCAGCCTCACAACGGGAATATCGCACCCCTCGCCCCTCTCGCTCGCACCGATAACAAACTT agTCAGGATTCTGGCGAGCATTCCAGCAAAATGGACAACGCCAACGTCGAGACCAACAATGGCAACGTGTCAAACGTGGGCCACATATCCGCTAACTTCCTCCACTCGGAGAGAATGTCCGAACACAACCAGAAGGAGGAGTTTACGACGCACAACGGGCACGGAATAAGCCACCCGTTGACCTTGCAAAACGCGATCTAA